In Thermococcus thioreducens, a genomic segment contains:
- a CDS encoding TrkH family potassium uptake protein yields the protein MLELRKYINISDDIFVVKNLIGAILQGVGLAYLFPVLLAWFYPDEIRYVVYFALPGVFSILLGAWLARHMGKVEDVNLRQAMVSAAFTWLFASLISVIPFIYIAKMSFVDSYFESMSAWTGTGLTMMSNLESYPHIILFWRSWMQWLGGIGIVLVALTVLIRPGVAAARLYRAEARSERIVPNLVNTSKVIFQIYLVLTLVGVYLYYINGMPLFDAVIHSMTGLGTGGMSSHDLSIGFFNSTSIETVTIFLMIMGAVNFTVHYRLFKDRHLKPFFEDVQVRYMFIFLLPAIAVIALSLTQVGDTIGDALRQAVFHSVSAITCTGFGIADLSKYPELGKFILGILMVIGGGAGSTAGGIKLIRVILMYESLKWTLQSAILPKGAVIKRKVGNYIFSEEDIQEVMSFTMTYFAFLLIGTVYTMLRIGTSLTDSFFEVASAQGNVGLSVGITSPALPVDMKILLILHMWIGRLEIFSTLVFIISVFFLAPRMVSRR from the coding sequence ATGCTAGAGCTCAGGAAGTACATTAACATCTCAGATGACATCTTCGTGGTTAAGAATCTCATCGGGGCGATCCTTCAGGGTGTGGGACTGGCATACCTCTTTCCGGTGTTGCTCGCATGGTTCTACCCCGATGAAATAAGGTACGTCGTTTACTTTGCCCTCCCCGGAGTCTTCTCGATACTCCTGGGGGCATGGCTGGCGAGGCACATGGGGAAGGTTGAGGACGTTAATCTTAGGCAGGCTATGGTCTCTGCCGCCTTTACGTGGCTCTTTGCTTCACTAATCAGCGTTATACCCTTCATTTACATAGCCAAGATGTCCTTCGTGGACTCATACTTCGAGAGCATGAGCGCCTGGACAGGAACGGGCCTTACTATGATGAGCAACTTGGAGAGCTACCCCCACATAATCCTCTTCTGGCGTTCCTGGATGCAGTGGCTCGGTGGTATAGGCATTGTGCTCGTCGCGTTGACGGTTCTCATCCGCCCTGGTGTTGCCGCCGCAAGGCTCTACCGTGCCGAGGCACGGAGCGAGAGGATAGTTCCCAACCTTGTCAACACATCGAAGGTCATCTTCCAGATATACCTGGTTCTCACGCTGGTTGGCGTATACCTCTACTACATCAACGGCATGCCGCTCTTCGATGCGGTAATACACTCCATGACCGGTCTTGGCACGGGTGGTATGAGCAGTCACGACCTGAGCATTGGATTCTTCAACAGCACATCGATAGAGACAGTTACGATATTCCTCATGATAATGGGTGCCGTAAACTTCACGGTTCACTACCGCCTCTTCAAGGACAGGCATCTCAAGCCCTTCTTCGAGGACGTTCAGGTTAGGTACATGTTCATCTTTCTGCTCCCGGCGATAGCGGTTATAGCCCTCAGTCTAACCCAGGTCGGAGATACCATAGGTGATGCCCTGAGACAGGCGGTTTTCCACTCGGTTTCGGCTATAACATGTACCGGATTTGGAATCGCAGACCTGAGCAAGTACCCCGAGCTGGGCAAGTTCATCCTGGGAATTCTCATGGTGATAGGCGGCGGTGCCGGAAGTACTGCGGGCGGTATAAAGCTCATACGTGTCATACTGATGTACGAGAGCCTGAAGTGGACCCTCCAGAGCGCCATACTGCCAAAGGGTGCCGTCATCAAGAGAAAGGTGGGCAACTATATATTCAGCGAGGAGGACATCCAGGAGGTCATGAGCTTCACCATGACATACTTTGCGTTCCTGCTCATAGGCACCGTCTACACAATGCTCCGCATTGGGACAAGCCTCACAGATTCTTTCTTTGAGGTCGCATCTGCCCAGGGCAACGTTGGGCTCAGCGTAGGCATAACTTCTCCGGCACTGCCGGTTGACATGAAGATACTTCTGATACTCCACATGTGGATAGGGAGGCTGGAGATATTCTCGACCCTGGTCTTCATAATAAGCGTGTTCTTCCTGGCCCCGAGGATGGTGAGCAGGAGATGA
- a CDS encoding ATP-binding cassette domain-containing protein, whose protein sequence is MNVITVENLSFRYRRAAEYSLRDVSFEARKGELLGVIGPSGSGKSTLCLTLNGIIPRSIKGEFSGDVVIRDPRTGEEYNTRETPVSRLSTVIGLVLQNPESQLFNMTVEEEIAFGLENLGLERNEILRRLRWVLEVTGLRGLEREFPPNLSGGQQQRLAIASVLAMEPAVLVLDEPTSQLDPVGRREVLGLISLLRKEHGMTVILVEHHTDYILRFADRVLVMDGGHVIMEGTPRELAEEVETLKKLGIKLPPSLEISHELRKRGVIKAPALTEEELLSWTGHP, encoded by the coding sequence ATGAACGTCATCACCGTGGAGAACCTCAGCTTCAGGTACAGGAGGGCCGCTGAATACTCACTGAGGGATGTCAGCTTTGAGGCCAGGAAAGGAGAGCTGTTGGGGGTAATCGGGCCGAGCGGAAGTGGAAAATCGACCCTCTGTCTGACCCTCAACGGCATCATTCCCCGGTCTATAAAGGGGGAGTTCTCGGGTGATGTGGTGATAAGGGATCCAAGGACGGGTGAGGAGTACAACACGAGGGAAACACCCGTCTCAAGACTTTCTACGGTAATTGGCCTTGTTCTTCAGAATCCGGAGAGCCAGCTCTTCAACATGACGGTCGAGGAGGAGATAGCCTTTGGGCTCGAAAACCTCGGGCTGGAAAGGAACGAGATACTGAGGCGTCTCCGCTGGGTGCTGGAGGTAACCGGACTGAGGGGTCTTGAGCGAGAATTTCCGCCCAACCTCAGCGGCGGCCAGCAGCAGAGGCTTGCCATAGCTTCCGTCCTGGCCATGGAGCCTGCGGTTCTGGTTCTTGATGAGCCGACGTCCCAGCTGGATCCCGTCGGGAGAAGAGAGGTTCTGGGATTGATATCCCTTCTCCGGAAGGAGCACGGCATGACGGTGATCCTAGTCGAGCATCACACGGACTACATACTCCGCTTTGCCGACAGGGTTCTCGTTATGGACGGTGGGCATGTGATAATGGAGGGCACCCCAAGGGAGCTTGCGGAGGAGGTCGAAACTCTGAAGAAACTCGGGATAAAACTGCCCCCAAGCCTTGAGATCTCCCACGAGCTTAGGAAGAGGGGGGTTATCAAAGCTCCTGCCCTTACTGAGGAGGAGCTTCTCTCTTGGACAGGACATCCTTGA
- a CDS encoding tetratricopeptide repeat protein, translated as MGKLDEFFKSLSERKKKSELDVLEEIEDALRMGEIDRAIELTGELESESNLFLALRMLLRSILERLRKAREEGELDDLGRMTERVKELIPTVNSLLNPRYRALLLGDLAVLFYLLNDELNGDIALRTAINLARDSADIIRDILMELINSGLLRKAGYAMKMVREPEKLDVVLVHLAEMFYRAGDVEKARLITEHISSAFHRAMALYYLAEIEGDRNREEALRILEAAFKTAEDIEDPEARFEVMLKLYDLKHSLLGQSLSLKDVLSKREAPPQ; from the coding sequence ATGGGGAAGCTGGATGAGTTCTTCAAATCCCTGAGTGAAAGGAAGAAAAAATCGGAGCTTGATGTGCTTGAGGAAATTGAAGATGCCCTCAGAATGGGTGAGATAGATAGGGCTATTGAACTCACAGGAGAACTTGAGAGTGAGTCCAACCTCTTCCTCGCCCTGAGGATGCTCCTGCGCTCAATACTTGAGAGACTCAGGAAAGCCAGGGAAGAGGGAGAACTGGACGATCTGGGACGGATGACTGAGAGGGTAAAGGAACTTATACCAACTGTTAACTCGCTCCTCAATCCACGTTACAGGGCGCTGCTCCTGGGGGATCTGGCTGTTCTGTTCTATCTTCTCAACGATGAGCTCAACGGGGATATTGCCCTGAGAACCGCAATAAACCTCGCCAGAGACAGCGCCGACATAATCAGGGACATCCTGATGGAGCTCATAAACTCAGGTCTCCTCAGAAAAGCCGGCTACGCCATGAAGATGGTCCGCGAACCTGAAAAGCTGGACGTTGTGCTGGTTCATCTGGCCGAGATGTTCTACCGTGCGGGAGACGTTGAAAAGGCCAGGCTCATAACCGAACACATCTCAAGCGCATTCCACAGGGCGATGGCTCTGTACTACCTGGCCGAGATTGAGGGAGATAGAAACAGGGAGGAAGCCCTCAGAATACTGGAGGCGGCATTCAAGACCGCAGAGGATATAGAGGATCCCGAGGCAAGGTTTGAAGTCATGCTCAAACTCTACGACCTCAAACACTCCCTACTCGGGCAGTCGCTCAGTCTCAAGGATGTCCTGTCCAAGAGAGAAGCTCCTCCTCAGTAA
- the cyaB gene encoding class IV adenylate cyclase → MIEIEVKGYADDGVFERVRERFKLIRTEYHEDTYFRHPCRDFAETDEALRIRIRRFNGHFEAFLTYKGPKIDRNSKTRKEIEVPISDPDKHLEILESLGFEEVLTIEKTREKYYVDKGIIIGLDEVNGLGKFIEIEALAEGEEVVEETVRILREILESLGVKKFERRSYLELMLQKEVNHGEAG, encoded by the coding sequence ATGATAGAGATCGAGGTTAAGGGATACGCAGACGACGGGGTCTTCGAAAGGGTTCGGGAAAGATTTAAGCTGATAAGAACCGAGTACCATGAAGACACGTACTTTCGCCACCCCTGTCGGGACTTTGCCGAAACGGACGAGGCGCTGAGGATAAGGATAAGGCGCTTCAACGGACATTTTGAGGCCTTTCTAACGTACAAGGGGCCAAAAATAGACAGGAACTCGAAGACCAGGAAGGAGATAGAGGTTCCGATAAGTGACCCGGATAAGCACCTTGAAATTCTGGAGAGCCTAGGCTTTGAGGAGGTTCTCACAATAGAGAAGACCCGGGAAAAGTACTACGTGGACAAGGGCATCATAATAGGCCTTGATGAAGTCAACGGCCTCGGCAAGTTCATAGAGATCGAGGCACTGGCCGAGGGAGAGGAGGTAGTGGAAGAGACCGTGAGGATACTCAGGGAGATTTTGGAGTCCCTGGGGGTTAAAAAGTTCGAGAGGCGCTCGTATCTGGAACTGATGCTCCAAAAGGAGGTGAACCATGGGGAAGCTGGATGA
- a CDS encoding archaemetzincin family Zn-dependent metalloprotease, whose amino-acid sequence MWGVNTGLKEDFPPLTRTILLTPIGAVEEYILGAVTRFVDSYYSRFGFSIERADVLPEEEFLGAYNPLRRQYIGRAFLSVLRDIGKKERARAVLGITRLDLYEEGLNFIFGLAHAGLRTAIVSTFRLRPEFYGEAPDKELYIERTIKESMHELGHVFGLPHCPNKRCVMHFSNSIIDTDIKDALYCPTCLKRLGKNLGEEP is encoded by the coding sequence ATGTGGGGCGTGAACACCGGACTGAAAGAGGACTTCCCACCACTTACTCGGACGATACTCCTGACGCCGATAGGGGCCGTTGAGGAATATATTCTGGGGGCAGTCACCAGGTTTGTTGATTCATACTACTCAAGGTTCGGTTTTTCCATCGAGAGGGCCGATGTCCTTCCTGAAGAAGAATTCCTGGGAGCGTATAACCCCCTGAGACGCCAGTACATTGGAAGGGCTTTCCTTTCGGTGCTCCGTGATATCGGTAAAAAGGAAAGGGCGCGTGCCGTGCTGGGGATAACCCGGCTTGACCTGTATGAGGAGGGCCTGAACTTCATCTTCGGCCTCGCCCACGCAGGACTCAGAACAGCTATCGTCTCAACGTTCAGACTGAGGCCGGAGTTCTATGGAGAGGCGCCGGACAAGGAGCTCTACATAGAGCGGACGATCAAGGAATCGATGCACGAGCTGGGTCACGTCTTTGGCCTACCCCACTGCCCGAACAAGAGGTGCGTAATGCACTTCTCAAACTCTATCATTGACACCGACATTAAAGACGCCCTTTACTGCCCCACCTGTCTGAAAAGGCTTGGAAAAAACCTGGGGGAGGAACCATGA
- a CDS encoding lysyl aminopeptidase yields MVDMELLKKVVEAPGVSGYEFLGIRDVVIEALRDYVDEIYVDRLGNVIAHKKGNGPKVMVAAHMDKIGVMVNHIDKEGYLHIVRVGGVDPRTLVAQRIRFFTEKGERYGVVGHIPPHLQKPEDRKKAADWDTIVVDVGADSKEEAEEMGFKVGTIGEFAPAFVRLNENRIATPYLDDRVCLYAMIETARAVENHEADIYFVASVQEEVGLRGARVASYAINPEIGIAMDVTFAKQVGDKGKIVPKLGGGPVMDVGPNINPKVRAFADEVAKKYEIPLQVEASPRPTGTDANIMQINREGVATAVLSIPIRYMHSQVETADLRDIDMTVKLAKHFLEELREMDLTP; encoded by the coding sequence ATGGTGGACATGGAACTGCTTAAGAAGGTCGTTGAGGCCCCCGGAGTTTCTGGGTATGAGTTTCTTGGAATAAGGGACGTTGTCATTGAGGCCCTGAGGGATTACGTCGACGAGATTTACGTCGACAGGCTCGGCAACGTCATCGCCCACAAGAAGGGAAACGGCCCGAAAGTTATGGTGGCGGCGCACATGGACAAGATAGGCGTTATGGTGAACCACATCGATAAGGAGGGCTACCTCCACATCGTCCGCGTCGGCGGGGTTGACCCAAGGACTCTCGTCGCCCAGAGGATAAGGTTCTTCACCGAGAAAGGCGAGCGTTATGGAGTGGTCGGCCACATACCGCCTCATCTCCAGAAGCCGGAGGACAGGAAGAAGGCCGCTGACTGGGACACCATCGTTGTGGACGTTGGGGCCGACAGCAAAGAGGAAGCCGAGGAGATGGGCTTCAAGGTCGGGACCATCGGCGAGTTTGCCCCTGCCTTCGTCCGGCTCAACGAGAACAGGATTGCCACGCCGTATCTCGACGACCGTGTCTGCCTTTACGCCATGATAGAAACGGCCAGAGCCGTCGAGAACCATGAAGCGGACATATACTTCGTCGCTTCCGTCCAGGAAGAAGTTGGACTGAGAGGGGCGCGCGTTGCCAGCTATGCGATCAACCCGGAAATAGGCATAGCAATGGACGTCACCTTCGCCAAGCAAGTTGGAGACAAGGGCAAAATAGTTCCGAAGCTTGGCGGCGGGCCGGTTATGGACGTTGGCCCGAATATAAACCCGAAGGTTCGTGCCTTTGCCGACGAGGTCGCCAAGAAGTACGAGATTCCACTCCAGGTTGAGGCCTCCCCGAGGCCGACGGGGACCGACGCCAACATCATGCAGATCAACCGCGAGGGCGTTGCCACGGCAGTTCTCAGCATCCCCATACGCTACATGCACAGCCAGGTCGAGACGGCCGACCTCAGGGACATCGACATGACGGTTAAGCTTGCCAAGCACTTCCTTGAGGAGCTCCGGGAGATGGATCTCACTCCGTGA
- a CDS encoding Ig-like domain-containing protein, with protein sequence MKFKAILLIILLIPIFLPRVSAQSPLVIVPLNDDFTGVPGDTIIIPFQLRNLGNQTVSNVTVYVTGPAEGFLYGSKVIREPIEPNGTIQDTISVKLLNLDPGRYNLTIVARAGSSYSEARITISVKTLVDYTLRIDVNDEYTYGSNVTALLKITSQANGVIIGRLGYTLSRDGTVLETFTTTIYLRPGESWVKELKLTTPRVGDYSVYFWANFSGRFKSKRATFRVYQRNLRYDAYFKDGAIYVHVYDENGQGVPDISVKINGIPFKTDDGGTVSYLVEKPGTYEVVLNLDGKVVKTFVEVRKLFLSATQENETLLVRVVDSTGKPVPNITVTASGPLGKDYSATNSSGIAEIDLKKTGYGTIMLRAESSRYMGGETSVKVAPPAKPTPTPTTTTTPPAATTTTPAKPPKNHGPLAAILLIAGVLLAGTSYAAFFRPIIQEEMLDRYYFVKVRAPKLRGMEGFRFEKGVNAIEVKATKGRAEIKDGLIVWEIEHLEPEEEAYLQVILG encoded by the coding sequence GTGAAGTTTAAGGCCATACTGCTGATAATCCTGCTGATCCCGATTTTTCTCCCGAGGGTGAGCGCCCAGTCGCCTCTTGTAATCGTCCCGCTCAACGATGACTTCACAGGTGTCCCGGGAGATACCATAATAATTCCCTTCCAGCTCAGGAATCTGGGAAACCAGACTGTATCAAACGTCACAGTGTACGTCACCGGCCCTGCAGAGGGCTTTCTCTACGGGAGCAAGGTTATCAGGGAGCCCATTGAACCGAATGGCACAATTCAGGATACAATATCCGTCAAACTCCTCAACCTCGACCCGGGAAGGTACAACTTGACCATCGTGGCCAGAGCGGGTTCAAGCTACTCGGAGGCCAGGATAACGATCAGCGTGAAGACTCTGGTGGACTACACCCTGAGGATAGACGTCAACGACGAGTATACCTACGGCAGCAACGTTACGGCACTGCTTAAGATAACGTCCCAGGCAAACGGGGTCATCATAGGCAGACTCGGGTACACCCTCTCACGCGATGGAACCGTTCTGGAGACGTTTACCACGACCATATATCTCAGACCCGGAGAGAGCTGGGTTAAGGAGCTGAAGCTAACGACTCCCAGAGTCGGGGACTACTCGGTGTACTTCTGGGCCAACTTCAGCGGAAGGTTCAAGAGCAAGAGGGCAACGTTCCGCGTTTATCAGAGAAATCTGAGGTACGATGCGTACTTCAAGGATGGGGCAATATACGTCCACGTTTACGACGAAAACGGCCAGGGAGTGCCGGACATCTCCGTTAAGATAAACGGAATCCCCTTCAAAACAGACGATGGTGGAACGGTCTCATACCTTGTGGAAAAGCCGGGAACATACGAAGTCGTTCTGAATCTCGATGGAAAGGTGGTGAAGACCTTCGTCGAGGTCAGAAAGCTCTTTTTGAGCGCCACCCAGGAAAACGAGACCCTCCTTGTGAGGGTGGTGGACTCGACCGGAAAGCCGGTTCCTAACATAACCGTCACCGCTTCAGGGCCCCTCGGAAAGGACTACTCGGCAACGAACTCATCCGGTATCGCAGAGATAGACCTGAAAAAAACGGGTTACGGAACCATAATGCTCCGCGCGGAGAGCAGCAGGTACATGGGAGGGGAGACCAGTGTGAAAGTTGCCCCGCCGGCCAAGCCAACACCGACCCCAACGACTACCACCACTCCACCGGCCGCCACAACGACGACTCCGGCGAAGCCCCCAAAGAACCACGGACCGCTGGCGGCGATACTGCTGATAGCAGGGGTTCTGCTGGCTGGAACCTCGTACGCCGCCTTCTTCAGGCCGATAATCCAGGAGGAGATGCTGGACAGGTATTACTTCGTCAAAGTTAGGGCTCCGAAGCTCAGGGGCATGGAGGGGTTCAGGTTCGAGAAGGGCGTCAACGCAATAGAGGTCAAGGCCACCAAGGGGAGGGCGGAGATCAAGGACGGGCTCATTGTGTGGGAGATAGAGCACCTTGAGCCCGAGGAGGAGGCCTACCTGCAGGTCATCCTGGGCTGA
- the hjc gene encoding Holliday junction resolvase Hjc, whose protein sequence is MKYRRGAGAERELIKMLEKAGFAVVRSAGSKKVDIIAGNGKIHLCIEVKSTREERLYFSNEDYEKLVSFAERFGAKPVIAVKFINNGWRFFLPESLKKSGKNYKVSLQTKNYLTFDEVIGRQRSLEGVVKGEV, encoded by the coding sequence ATGAAGTACAGAAGGGGTGCAGGCGCGGAAAGAGAGCTTATAAAGATGCTCGAAAAGGCTGGTTTCGCGGTGGTGCGCTCCGCCGGGAGCAAGAAAGTTGATATAATTGCCGGCAACGGAAAGATCCACCTCTGCATAGAGGTCAAAAGTACCAGGGAAGAGAGGCTGTATTTCAGCAACGAGGATTACGAGAAGCTCGTCTCATTTGCAGAAAGGTTCGGCGCAAAGCCAGTTATCGCGGTCAAGTTCATAAACAACGGCTGGCGCTTCTTCCTCCCTGAGAGCCTTAAAAAGAGCGGCAAAAACTATAAGGTTAGCCTGCAAACAAAGAACTACCTTACCTTTGACGAAGTTATCGGGAGGCAGAGGTCCCTCGAAGGGGTGGTAAAGGGTGAAGTTTAA
- a CDS encoding gamma carbonic anhydrase family protein: protein MAIYELAGKKPKIHETAFIDETASVIGDVVLEAKTSVWPSAVLRGDIERIHVGEGSNIQDNVSIHTSHGQPTIIGKYVTIGHNAVVHGAEIGDYTIIGMGAVILDGAKIGKHVVIGAGALVPPGKEIPDYSLVVGVPGKVVRQLSEEEIEWTKKNAEIYIELAEMHISGRKKIE, encoded by the coding sequence ATGGCGATTTACGAGTTGGCCGGAAAGAAGCCTAAAATTCACGAGACCGCTTTCATCGATGAGACCGCCTCGGTCATAGGCGATGTGGTTCTTGAGGCGAAGACGAGCGTCTGGCCTTCAGCTGTTCTGAGGGGTGACATAGAGAGAATCCATGTAGGCGAAGGCTCCAACATCCAGGACAACGTCAGCATACACACCTCCCACGGACAGCCCACGATAATAGGGAAGTACGTCACCATCGGCCACAATGCAGTGGTTCACGGTGCGGAGATAGGCGACTACACCATCATAGGCATGGGTGCCGTCATACTTGACGGAGCTAAGATAGGCAAGCACGTCGTCATCGGCGCCGGCGCTCTCGTGCCGCCCGGCAAGGAGATACCCGACTACAGCCTGGTCGTCGGAGTTCCGGGTAAGGTGGTCAGGCAGCTCAGCGAGGAAGAAATCGAGTGGACAAAGAAGAACGCTGAGATTTACATCGAGCTTGCCGAGATGCACATCTCAGGCAGGAAGAAGATTGAGTGA
- the uppS gene encoding polyprenyl diphosphate synthase produces the protein MISRLLSHVPHILFKPVYDLYESYLLDRVKSGRIPKHVAIIMDGNRRWARKLEKPPWYGHLFGSRKLEEILEWCRDLGIRTLTVYAFSTENFKRTPEEVNALMNLFEEKFKELVEDERVHKYGIRVNVLGRKELLPENVRRAAEEAEKATRKYGNYTLNIALAYGGRSEIADAVRDIVRDALAGKIKPEDVDEELIKEYLYYPNMPDPDIVIRTGGEERISNFLLYQIAYSELFFVDVYFPEFRKIDFLRIIREYQKRQRRFGR, from the coding sequence ATGATTTCCCGCCTCCTCTCCCACGTTCCCCACATTTTATTCAAGCCCGTCTATGACCTCTACGAAAGCTACCTTCTGGACAGGGTTAAGTCCGGGAGAATCCCGAAGCACGTGGCCATAATAATGGACGGAAACAGGAGATGGGCGCGGAAGCTGGAGAAGCCCCCGTGGTACGGCCACCTCTTCGGCTCCCGAAAGCTTGAGGAGATACTCGAGTGGTGCCGTGATCTCGGCATAAGGACGCTCACGGTTTACGCCTTCTCCACCGAGAACTTCAAGAGAACTCCCGAGGAGGTAAACGCCCTCATGAACCTCTTCGAGGAGAAGTTCAAAGAGCTCGTGGAGGATGAAAGGGTTCACAAGTACGGAATCCGGGTGAACGTCCTTGGGAGGAAGGAACTCTTACCTGAGAACGTCAGGAGAGCCGCGGAGGAGGCGGAGAAGGCCACGCGGAAGTACGGCAACTACACCCTCAACATAGCCCTCGCCTACGGGGGGAGGAGCGAGATAGCCGATGCTGTGAGGGACATCGTGAGGGACGCTCTGGCAGGAAAAATAAAGCCCGAGGACGTTGACGAGGAGCTCATAAAGGAGTACCTGTACTACCCCAACATGCCCGACCCGGACATAGTCATAAGAACCGGTGGGGAGGAGAGGATAAGCAACTTCCTCCTGTACCAAATCGCCTACAGCGAGCTCTTCTTTGTTGACGTTTACTTCCCCGAGTTCAGGAAGATAGACTTCCTCAGAATCATCCGCGAGTACCAGAAGAGGCAGAGGCGCTTCGGGAGGTAG
- a CDS encoding TBP-interacting protein codes for MAYGELSPRIKKVYAQVRYLDDYHWEINGERIIGVHKKSNVRVTIEVADNREHAEKMAEKGAKGIRIIAIPDKSVFFVHNGVFILTYRYLKATLADINDHMVWSGFKVIEDGEGLIQEDFYEYLGGALINHIKNNMLAGQDYVFWQFYKCRECGKYVDVESLERHLKGHGIKHHEQSEERYEVFEINFRDGKIYDKYGKEVPLKEFSEEAKDFLDEIMAGMAGT; via the coding sequence ATGGCCTACGGTGAGCTGAGTCCGAGGATCAAGAAGGTCTATGCCCAAGTGAGATACCTGGATGACTATCACTGGGAGATAAACGGTGAGAGGATCATCGGGGTTCACAAGAAGAGCAACGTCAGGGTTACAATAGAGGTCGCCGACAACAGGGAGCACGCTGAGAAGATGGCCGAAAAGGGGGCCAAGGGGATAAGGATAATAGCCATACCAGACAAGAGCGTCTTTTTCGTCCACAACGGGGTCTTCATACTCACATACCGCTACCTCAAGGCGACCCTGGCTGATATCAACGACCACATGGTCTGGAGCGGGTTCAAGGTAATCGAGGACGGTGAGGGTTTAATCCAGGAGGACTTCTACGAGTATCTCGGCGGGGCCCTCATCAACCACATCAAGAACAACATGCTCGCCGGCCAGGACTACGTATTCTGGCAGTTCTACAAGTGCAGGGAATGCGGAAAGTACGTTGACGTCGAGAGCCTTGAGAGGCACCTCAAGGGGCACGGGATAAAACACCACGAGCAGAGTGAAGAGCGCTACGAGGTCTTTGAAATAAACTTCAGGGACGGCAAAATCTACGACAAGTACGGTAAGGAGGTGCCCCTTAAGGAGTTCAGCGAGGAGGCAAAGGACTTCCTCGACGAGATAATGGCGGGTATGGCGGGGACGTGA